The DNA segment ACGATCTCTGCCGATGCGCCCAGCCGCGAAAACGAAAGAGACGTCTCGTATTCGCAATTCGTACCTTCTATCCGCAATATGCAGATCTTTATATTCAAGTTCATATTCGAGTTCATAGAGCCAGTAACACCCCGATTATCGTCTTACTATCCCTTATCTCGCCCGTTCTTATCTTTGCCTGCACCTCAGTTAACGGCATATGTCTTAGTGGGAATTCCGCGTCGGCGTCAGAAACCTTTTCCAGCCCGCTCGCTTTGAAGACGTGAATTATTTCGCTGCTATACCCTGGCGAGGGGTAATACGCGGTCAGCGTAGTCCAATGAGAAGCGCGAAATCCCGTTTCCTCGATTAATTCCCGCTTAGCGCATTCCTCGGGTGATTCGCCGTCTTCAAGCGTGCCTGCGGGTATTTCTAACGTTGCACGTCCCACCGCCGCCCGATATTGCTCGACTAACATAATCGTATTATCGTCACTCAGGGGAACGATAGCGGCTGCACCGGGATGGACGAGGATTTCGCGCGTTTTTCTACTGCCGTTCGGCAAAGAAACGGTAGCGAGCCGTAACTGCACAACCCTGCCCTTATACAACTCCTCGCTCTCGACTTCTCGCTCCTCGTTCATGCCGCGTCAACCCCGAGTTTTGAAATATCCAGGAACCATGATCCAGCTCTCACTAGCGGTTCGCTCTTAATAATTCGTAGCCGATGTTTGAAGAGAGGGCCATCGATCACGAAGGTGTGAAAATCACCGTTTTCGCCGCACACATCCAGCCCGTTGTTAAAATCGCGCAAATCACGTATGAACTGTGCATCAATCGTCCGTCCGAGCCACTCTTCACCTAAGAAATCAGCGTCGGCGCTGATTACAATCGCCTCAAATCCCGCATCGATGAACTCTTTCAGGATCGATTCGGAATCGTGGTTCCAGAGCGGTAACAGCAACTCGAGGTCCAAATCATGGCAAATCCGATCCACTAAGTCCCTGTGCGTTCCAATATGCCCGAAGACCGCGCCGTCTATTCCCGCGCCACGGTCGTTCAACGTGCGTATCGCGTTCTTGACCTCCTGTTCGTAGGATCTAAAATCGAATTGAAGAAGAGGAATCCCCAGCGCATCTGATTGCGCAGACAGCAGATCGTGATTTAGATTATGGGATCCCTTTTTCTTCATATCTCTGAAATTCAAGAGATAAGCGACCTCATACCCTGCTAACATCGCTTTATAGCACGCAAAGCAGCCATCCTTTCCACCCGTCCACGAGACAGCAACCGTGCCCTTCTTACTCTTCGAAGAAGTTTTAGTCGTTGGGTTCATTTTTGCGCCTTCTTTCTTACTCGTACTCACGTTACCTTCTCTACCTATGTTACTACGAATAGAGCTTACTACTTCTCTTGCTCTAGCACTTCGCGCACCTTCTCTGTCAGGAGTTTATTGATCACCTTGCCGTCCACTTTGCCGCGTAATTCCTGCATTACGACGCCCATCAGTGGTCCCACTGCTCTCTCACCTTTTTCGCGTATAAAGTCCTTTTTGCTGTTCACGATAGCCTCTATGACCTTTTCAACCTCGACAATGTTCGTGCTCAGCCCCAGTGCCGCTATTGCCTGCTCCACGCTGAGGTCTGAATTGCTCGCCAGGAATCCCACGATCTCAGGCACGGCCTCCTTGGCAAATACATTCGCAGAGAGGTGCTTGAAGATAGCAATGAACTGGTGATCTTCCAAGGTATCCACATCGATCTCGGCGTGGATCAATTCAGTGAGCGTATCCGTAAGCGTCCGGACAACCAACGTTGCCGGGATGTTTCCATATGAGTCCATAATGCGTTCGAAGAGCGCGAAATTGACGTTCCGGGCGATTTTATCCGCGAGCTCGTCATTCAAGCCGAACGTATCCGTATAGCGCGCTTTCCGATGCTCAAACGTCTCAGGGAGATTGTCCTTTATGAAGCTAAGTCGTTCTTCAGCTATTTCTACCGGCGGCACGTCGGTCTCCGGATACATGCGTGCGGCACCAGGAAGGGGGCGCATATACGCGCTGCAGCCGTCGGGTAACGCTCGCCTCGTCTCTTTCGGTATTGCTCGCAGTGCACCTTCAGCCCTTTGCAGTACGGCATTCAACGCCTTCACCGCACGCGATTTATCCGCTGCGACGATTAAGACCGCATCATCGTCGGTTGCGTGAACTGCTTGCTTCAACCGCGCCACTTCAGCCTTCGTAATGCCGTATGCAGGAAGCTCATCGGTATGCATCAAACCAGCGTCGTACTTCCGTGCGAAATCCGCCAGTTCAGTTCCGAACCGCCGCCCGGGCTGGAGCTCCGTGCCCAAAACGCCCACGAACCCGTGGAGACGCGCCCCGAATACCGACCCGCCCGACTTCTGGATAACCCGCGACATAGTGCCCGCAAAGATGCCAGACAGATCTTTAATCCGGTAGTCGACCTTCGCGCCTCTTTTATTCAGTTCCTCTTTGAGCTCGATAAGTCGTAATTGCCGTGTGATCTCGTTCCGCACGATATCGCCGATCAGCCTGAGGTTCTGGACGCCTTTTATCTCCACGCGAGCGCCTGAGGCGATAGAAATGTTTATATCCTGCCGGATCGTTCCCAAGCCTCGTTTCACCTTGCCGGTGGAGCGCAATATCATCCCGAGCTGCTCTGCTACGTTCTCCGCCTGCTCCGGCGTTCGTATATCCGGTGCAGTGCCGATTTCCACGAGCGGTATGCCCAGCCGATCTAGCGAATAGCCCACGGCACTGCGTTCCGTATTATCGATCTTCTGCGCTGCATCTTCCTCTAGGCAGAGCGAATCCATGCGCACGGTGCCCTCGGCTGTCGAGAGCGCGCCATCGGTCGCAATCAGCGCGGTACGCTGGAATCCGCAGGTGTTCGAGCCGTCGATGACGATTTTCCGCATGGTGTGAATCTCATCCAGAGGATTCATGTTCAGAAGCAGCGCGACTTCCAGAGAAATGTCAACGGCCTCCTGGTTCAACTCGCTCGGCGGTTCCTCGTCGTTCTCCACCAGGCACGTACTGTCGTAGCCCTTATACAGGAACGTTCGGGTATATTTCGCCTCTTCACGCGCGGCCTTGTCCACCTCGCCCATTTCGCTCTTCGACGCTCTCAGATACCGTTTGAAGTCGAACGTCGAGTCCTTCTTGTCCCTCAGCGTGGTAGGGCAGTTGCAGAAGAGCTTGGTGCGCGTGTCCAGCTGCTGGTGTATCTCCAGGCCTGCTTTCAGTCCCACTTCGGCGTAATCCACTTCCTCAGTCATGGCCTTCTTGTTGTACCGCGAGTGATTAATTAACCAGTACAAATAAACAGTACAGAGTTTAATAGTATTAACGATGTTATTACGGCATTCACACACATCCGCGAATACGGCTTCGCGGCGATACCTAACTGACCCCCATGACCAAGCAGAAAGTAGCGCGAACGCGGGATAAATGGACGAAATTCTGCCCCCAATGCGGTAAAGAGACCGAAGGGTTCTTCGATTCCGTCTGTGAGGACTGCTTCAGGCAGGGGATAACGTTACTTGCGCCCTCGGGGTTTGAGGTGGGTCTGAGTGTCTGTCCGCACTGCGGTGGGTTTTTCAAAGGCAAGGAGCAGACGAGCATCGAGCCGGCGATCGAGGATGCGGTACGGAAGGTGATACGGAAGAAGTACGGGCAGCAGACACCCGTAGAATTCGCAGGATTGCGCGCCGAGCTCGCGGAGAATAAACGCAGTGCACACGTGTATATAGCGGTGAAAGCGCGTATAAAGGGCGTGGAAGTTGAAGAGGAAGAGGACACGGTCATCAGTTTGAAACGAGCGATCTGTGAACGCTGCAGCAGGATCGCGGGCGGCTATTATGCGGCGATCGTGCAGATACGCGCTGATTGGCGGATTCCAACCGATGACGAACTCGCGGTAGCAGAGACCATTGCCTATTCCTCCCTGGGTGAGTCGGATTTCGTGTCGAGAGAGCAACTGCTGAAAGAGGGGCTGGACATCTATGTAAGCAGTGCGGACTACGGTCGGAGGATCTCGCGAGCGGTGGTGAAGCACTTCGGCGGGGACCTTTTCGAAAGTAAGAAACTGTTCGGTCGGAAGGACGGCAGGGATATCTACCGGGTGACGTTCTTGGTACGATTGCCGGGCTTTCAGCACGGCGATGTGGTGGCAATCGGAGATACACGGATTACCGTGGAGAACGTTGTAACGGGAAATGGAATCGAGGGCATAGACCTGAAAACAGGCGAGCCGGTCTTCGTAAGTAAGAAAGAGCTGATGAAGGCGAAGCGAGTTTGATACCTCATTTCAGTGTAGGCACCTGGAACTGGGTCTTAAAGGTTCATCTCTGAATCATTTACCGTACGTCCAGACCACGAGAAAAACGAAAACCATATATATGTCAACAAATTTTATTCATTTACAATGTTGATTGGAAATTGGGGGTGAAAAATTTGAAATGAGAAGCGATAAGAAGGTAGCGATAGCTCTTATAGCGATACTGACTCTTTCAGCGTTTATCCTGGTGATACCGGTAAGCGCAGACGGCGCTGATTTTGGAGTATCTCCTTCAAGACACCGGCGGAATTTGGTTAGATCACCATCGACATTTCAGGCGTTCGATCGAAGTCTGCCACAGTCTCAAGATAGTAGGATGAAGGACTCGTCAGAAGACGGAGCCCTTGTACAAGGGTCGATCGTCCCGGGCCCGAACCAACCGGGTCATCCGGTGGGTAACGGTGACGAATCCGAGTACCGGTATGATTGGGGCGCGTACCCAATGCCAGACGTCACCTGCGACAACAAAACGGACGTGCTGGTAACGTTCTACCAATGGTCCGAGGACGGCAACTATACCTACCGGGTCATCGCGAAGAATGGTACAACCGGCAGACATCTGTGGGAGGAGTCAGTCATCAGCAGTATGAGCAAACCTGCCGATATAGAAGCACATGGTGTCCTCGATTGGGACTGGTACTGGTACGATGACTTGTCAGGGTACTACGACTACTGGTATGGGGTTGATGACCCGTATTTCTGGGACTGGGATTGGTACTGGGACTGGTACCTCAACTGGGACGGCGGTGACTATGGCGATTGGTATAAGTACAGCAAGTACGCGCCCGGGATGGCGGACATGAACGGTGACGGCAAAGGTGATGTGCTGGTCTGGCTCTACGAGTATAACTACTCCACGGACGAAGAGACGGAAACGCTCATCGCGAAGAACGGGACGACGGGCGAGCATCTCTGGGAAGAGAACGTTACTGGCTTCGGGTGGGACTATGTGGATCTATGGGGCTACGGCGTGCCCGATCTGAATGGTGACGGTACGGCGGACGTGCTGGTCTGGCTCAACGGGTATAACGACTCCACGGACGAAGAGACGGAAACGCTCATCGCG comes from the Methanomicrobia archaeon genome and includes:
- a CDS encoding diphthine--ammonia ligase; translated protein: MNPTTKTSSKSKKGTVAVSWTGGKDGCFACYKAMLAGYEVAYLLNFRDMKKKGSHNLNHDLLSAQSDALGIPLLQFDFRSYEQEVKNAIRTLNDRGAGIDGAVFGHIGTHRDLVDRICHDLDLELLLPLWNHDSESILKEFIDAGFEAIVISADADFLGEEWLGRTIDAQFIRDLRDFNNGLDVCGENGDFHTFVIDGPLFKHRLRIIKSEPLVRAGSWFLDISKLGVDAA
- a CDS encoding NUDIX hydrolase gives rise to the protein MNEEREVESEELYKGRVVQLRLATVSLPNGSRKTREILVHPGAAAIVPLSDDNTIMLVEQYRAAVGRATLEIPAGTLEDGESPEECAKRELIEETGFRASHWTTLTAYYPSPGYSSEIIHVFKASGLEKVSDADAEFPLRHMPLTEVQAKIRTGEIRDSKTIIGVLLAL
- the gatE gene encoding Glu-tRNA(Gln) amidotransferase subunit GatE yields the protein MTEEVDYAEVGLKAGLEIHQQLDTRTKLFCNCPTTLRDKKDSTFDFKRYLRASKSEMGEVDKAAREEAKYTRTFLYKGYDSTCLVENDEEPPSELNQEAVDISLEVALLLNMNPLDEIHTMRKIVIDGSNTCGFQRTALIATDGALSTAEGTVRMDSLCLEEDAAQKIDNTERSAVGYSLDRLGIPLVEIGTAPDIRTPEQAENVAEQLGMILRSTGKVKRGLGTIRQDINISIASGARVEIKGVQNLRLIGDIVRNEITRQLRLIELKEELNKRGAKVDYRIKDLSGIFAGTMSRVIQKSGGSVFGARLHGFVGVLGTELQPGRRFGTELADFARKYDAGLMHTDELPAYGITKAEVARLKQAVHATDDDAVLIVAADKSRAVKALNAVLQRAEGALRAIPKETRRALPDGCSAYMRPLPGAARMYPETDVPPVEIAEERLSFIKDNLPETFEHRKARYTDTFGLNDELADKIARNVNFALFERIMDSYGNIPATLVVRTLTDTLTELIHAEIDVDTLEDHQFIAIFKHLSANVFAKEAVPEIVGFLASNSDLSVEQAIAALGLSTNIVEVEKVIEAIVNSKKDFIREKGERAVGPLMGVVMQELRGKVDGKVINKLLTEKVREVLEQEK